In the uncultured Methanobacterium sp. genome, one interval contains:
- a CDS encoding pyridoxamine 5'-phosphate oxidase family protein: protein MDILKIPAMKRKEYDAFIADQYMSRIAFKGDYPYIAPFLYVFNGKFIYFLSTKYGKKMELAKTDPKVAVEIENYSSDMSNYRFVTLRGQLNEVDKPSEKLKVRQMFIEMIKKNKLSPNILAALGHSPDDPLESILEEEKSIVWKLVNVQEIVALKSS from the coding sequence TTGGACATTCTGAAAATCCCTGCAATGAAGAGAAAAGAATATGATGCGTTTATCGCCGACCAGTACATGAGCAGAATTGCCTTTAAGGGAGATTATCCCTATATTGCCCCATTTTTGTATGTTTTTAATGGGAAATTTATCTACTTCCTCAGTACCAAGTATGGTAAAAAGATGGAACTTGCCAAGACTGACCCTAAGGTTGCAGTGGAGATCGAAAATTACAGTAGTGATATGTCCAACTATCGTTTTGTGACACTGAGAGGTCAGCTAAATGAAGTGGATAAACCAAGTGAAAAACTGAAAGTTAGGCAGATGTTCATAGAAATGATCAAGAAGAATAAGCTCTCCCCCAATATACTGGCTGCCCTGGGACACTCCCCTGATGACCCATTGGAATCCATCTTAGAAGAAGAAAAATCAATAGTATGGAAATTAGTTAATGTTCAGGAAATTGTGGCACTTAAAAGTTCATGA
- a CDS encoding PAS domain S-box protein — protein sequence MANILLVEDEMVEAMNLKRSLQSMDYDVVALASYGEEAVEKAKALKPDLILMDIILKGSMDGIAAAKAISKLEIPVIYITALPDDATVNRALISAPYGYLIKPFDIRKLKISIEVALYKKQMENKLKQSQENYYQTIFENTSAATIIVEENMLISLVNIEFSALTGYPKEEIEGKMKWTEFFAQEDRLQMEEYHSLRRINPAYAPRNYEAKLVALDGAIRYVYLTVAMLPGTRKSMVSILDMTELRRSKKSIEESREKFKSIFENAAEAIILFDCQGIILESNDKIDEIFGFKKEEIIGKNFMNIVSMMGMDYEETRIVFNHLISGNELKQIEWTIQNKNGKEVIFRVRPSIIRDKNSINGILLLMEDITELKNVENNLKTSLEEKEILLREIHHRVKNNLQIISSLLSLQRIQVEDKQTADILWECQGRVRTMAMIHENLYQSQDIGYINFRNYVEKMLYDIFNSYHVDEKSINLNTQVESVEMGIETAMPCGLIINELATNSIKHAFPEGNGNIKIELKSDGEAHVLSFADDGIGLPLNTDPKKSKKLGLMVVKTLVNQLNGMMEIDRTNGTKFIIKFRELPYKMRS from the coding sequence TTGCATCATATGGTGAAGAAGCAGTTGAAAAAGCCAAAGCATTGAAACCTGATCTTATTTTGATGGATATTATTTTGAAGGGTAGTATGGATGGAATAGCTGCGGCAAAGGCTATTTCAAAACTTGAAATACCTGTTATATACATCACTGCCCTTCCTGATGATGCCACTGTTAACCGGGCTCTCATCAGTGCACCCTATGGCTATTTAATCAAACCATTTGATATTCGTAAATTAAAAATATCCATTGAAGTGGCTCTTTACAAGAAACAAATGGAAAATAAACTTAAACAATCTCAGGAAAATTATTATCAAACTATTTTTGAAAATACCAGTGCTGCCACCATAATTGTGGAAGAAAATATGCTGATTTCTTTGGTCAATATAGAATTTTCTGCCTTAACTGGTTACCCCAAGGAAGAAATTGAGGGTAAAATGAAGTGGACTGAGTTTTTCGCTCAGGAAGACCGTTTGCAAATGGAAGAATACCACAGTCTGCGCAGGATTAATCCAGCTTATGCCCCACGAAACTACGAGGCAAAACTGGTTGCCCTTGATGGTGCTATTCGGTATGTTTATTTAACCGTGGCCATGTTGCCTGGCACCAGAAAGAGCATGGTGTCTATTTTGGACATGACCGAGCTACGAAGATCTAAAAAATCCATTGAAGAATCTCGAGAGAAGTTTAAAAGCATTTTTGAAAATGCAGCCGAGGCTATTATCTTATTTGACTGTCAGGGGATTATTCTGGAGTCCAATGACAAGATCGATGAGATATTTGGTTTTAAGAAGGAAGAAATCATAGGGAAAAACTTCATGAATATTGTTTCCATGATGGGGATGGATTATGAAGAAACTCGAATAGTTTTCAACCATCTTATCTCCGGAAATGAACTAAAACAGATTGAATGGACCATACAAAATAAAAATGGGAAAGAAGTAATTTTCAGGGTTCGACCATCGATTATAAGAGATAAAAATAGTATAAATGGTATTCTATTACTTATGGAAGATATAACTGAACTTAAAAATGTTGAAAATAATCTTAAAACATCTTTAGAAGAAAAAGAGATTTTATTGAGGGAAATTCACCATAGGGTGAAGAACAATTTACAGATCATCTCCAGTCTCCTGAGTTTGCAGCGCATTCAAGTGGAAGATAAACAAACTGCAGATATATTATGGGAGTGCCAGGGAAGAGTCAGAACCATGGCCATGATCCACGAAAACCTGTACCAGTCACAGGATATTGGTTACATAAACTTCAGAAATTATGTGGAAAAGATGTTGTATGATATTTTTAATTCATACCATGTGGATGAGAAGTCCATCAACTTAAACACACAAGTTGAGAGTGTGGAGATGGGCATTGAAACTGCCATGCCCTGTGGTCTTATCATTAATGAACTGGCTACTAACAGCATTAAACATGCTTTTCCCGAGGGGAACGGTAATATAAAAATTGAATTAAAATCAGATGGTGAGGCTCATGTTTTAAGTTTTGCTGATGATGGAATAGGTTTACCTCTAAATACGGATCCTAAAAAATCTAAAAAACTGGGGTTGATGGTTGTTAAAACATTGGTAAATCAATTAAACGGTATGATGGAGATAGATAGGACCAATGGCACAAAATTCATAATTAAATTCAGGGAATTACCCTATAAAATGAGATCGTGA
- a CDS encoding MBL fold metallo-hydrolase, which yields MVKLIKSKGIAHHSYFIGVSGRAVVVDPRRDVNVYLRLAESSGLDITHIFETHRNEDYVIGSLELACATGAEIFHGKSLDFVYGTPVSDRDKFQWGSVELEVMETPGHTTESISLVLRDRSVSEDAQMVFTGDVIFAGETGRIDLYGPDKSHEMAGLLYDSIFNGILPLGDQVILCPAHGAGSVCGADIREQDYTTIGYERNTNTQLQCTSNEEFIKMKVAEELYTPPYFKKMEFYNQNGPPITGKIPYFKPIPPKILKEMKNSGVFILDVRKPTSFAGAHIPGSLNIWREGVPAFAGWFLNYEDPIIVVDDQDQGLDEVRQALFRLGFDNIYGYLEGGFPSWYLHAEHIETINLWSVQQLKQKLEKSKENLEGLEGKVGELKETSEEDFFLLDVRKIDDRRKDFIKGSHHIYVGDLPERIEEVPHDHPVVVYCDSGYKSTTACSYLKKNGYTKLSTVLGSMTAWKKAGFPVVNG from the coding sequence ATGGTTAAACTGATTAAATCAAAGGGAATAGCCCATCATTCTTATTTTATTGGAGTCAGTGGTCGGGCAGTTGTGGTTGATCCTCGCCGGGATGTGAATGTTTATCTGCGTCTGGCAGAATCCTCTGGACTGGATATAACCCACATCTTTGAAACCCATCGTAATGAGGACTACGTCATTGGTTCATTAGAGCTGGCTTGTGCCACCGGAGCAGAGATATTCCATGGTAAAAGTCTGGATTTTGTCTACGGAACTCCGGTAAGTGACCGGGACAAATTCCAGTGGGGAAGTGTTGAACTGGAGGTTATGGAAACACCAGGACACACCACAGAAAGCATTTCTCTGGTTTTAAGAGATCGGAGTGTCTCTGAAGATGCTCAAATGGTTTTCACAGGAGACGTGATCTTTGCAGGGGAAACTGGACGTATTGATCTCTATGGACCTGATAAAAGTCATGAAATGGCAGGATTACTATACGACAGTATCTTTAATGGGATCCTGCCCCTGGGTGATCAGGTGATCCTCTGCCCTGCCCATGGGGCGGGTTCAGTGTGCGGGGCGGATATAAGGGAGCAGGACTACACCACCATTGGTTATGAGAGGAATACCAACACGCAACTACAGTGCACCAGTAATGAAGAATTCATCAAGATGAAGGTAGCTGAAGAGCTTTACACCCCACCCTACTTTAAGAAGATGGAATTCTACAACCAGAATGGGCCCCCAATAACTGGTAAAATTCCTTATTTCAAACCGATTCCTCCTAAAATTCTGAAAGAAATGAAAAACAGTGGGGTGTTTATTCTTGATGTCCGCAAACCAACCAGTTTTGCTGGAGCTCATATACCCGGTAGTTTGAACATCTGGAGAGAGGGGGTTCCTGCCTTTGCAGGCTGGTTTTTGAACTACGAGGACCCTATCATTGTGGTTGATGACCAAGACCAGGGTCTGGATGAAGTCCGTCAGGCCCTCTTCAGACTGGGTTTTGATAATATTTACGGCTACCTGGAGGGTGGTTTTCCCAGCTGGTACCTTCACGCAGAGCACATTGAGACCATAAATCTGTGGAGTGTGCAGCAGTTGAAACAAAAACTGGAAAAATCAAAAGAAAATTTGGAAGGATTAGAAGGAAAGGTAGGAGAGTTAAAAGAAACTTCAGAAGAGGATTTTTTCTTACTGGACGTGCGTAAAATAGATGACCGCAGAAAGGATTTCATTAAAGGATCTCACCACATTTACGTGGGCGACCTACCTGAAAGGATTGAAGAAGTGCCTCATGACCATCCAGTGGTTGTTTACTGTGATTCTGGTTATAAATCCACCACTGCCTGCAGTTATTTGAAGAAAAATGGTTACACCAAGCTGAGTACTGTTCTGGGCAGTATGACGGCCTGGAAAAAAGCAGGTTTCCCGGTTGTGAATGGATGA
- a CDS encoding TspO/MBR family protein, translating into MEGFKINEIPKLIASVFIVFISGAVGTLATLPQITTWYAALAKPSWTPPNDWFGPIWTTIYILIGIALFLVWRQGLERRDVRFTIGIFAVQLLLNVLWSLVFFGLHSILGGFILICLLWIAILANMIAFYVLSKPAGLLFIPYIIWVSIASYLNYSVLLLN; encoded by the coding sequence ATGGAAGGTTTTAAGATAAATGAGATTCCGAAGTTAATTGCTTCAGTATTCATAGTTTTCATTTCTGGTGCAGTGGGAACCCTAGCCACTCTTCCACAGATAACCACATGGTATGCTGCCCTGGCTAAACCCAGCTGGACTCCACCCAATGATTGGTTCGGACCCATATGGACCACTATTTATATTCTTATTGGTATAGCTCTTTTCCTGGTGTGGAGACAGGGTTTAGAAAGGCGTGATGTGAGGTTCACAATTGGAATATTCGCAGTGCAACTGTTACTAAACGTTCTATGGTCATTGGTATTTTTCGGATTGCACTCCATATTAGGCGGGTTCATACTGATCTGCTTACTCTGGATAGCCATATTGGCCAACATGATCGCATTCTACGTTCTATCCAAACCAGCAGGACTCCTGTTCATACCATACATAATCTGGGTGAGCATTGCATCCTACCTGAACTACAGCGTGCTTCTGTTGAACTAA
- a CDS encoding transposase — MISEIYYSPVYSGVSKQLNLLDFNFKNSKIQCLKSVLNKNSELKENKLVKFIERTYYYVKIAINKYSNAFSNHLYSQHALFTILAMKIYTKSTYREIIDFIDVSDVIKRYLRIKKVPHFTTIQKFFKRLPSKQIREINHLILSLNDIKADIIALDGSGFTNDYADKYYAKIRQKERKSYIKNHLTIDVKTRLILYYQTSRGPKYDTQFAKPALRQIKKYKPDYIVADKAYDTEPIRKCINEELKAFDQIPLKNRAKKGQYRLKSPTIFRNKIYAKRNNIESIFSTIKRKFNGTNHSRSTKLSNKETKLKNTIYNIYRTTQIN; from the coding sequence ATGATTAGCGAAATCTATTATTCCCCTGTTTATAGTGGAGTTTCAAAGCAATTAAATCTTTTGGATTTTAATTTTAAAAATTCTAAAATTCAATGTTTAAAAAGTGTTTTAAACAAGAATAGTGAATTAAAAGAAAATAAACTGGTGAAATTCATCGAAAGAACGTATTATTATGTTAAAATAGCGATAAATAAGTATTCTAATGCTTTTTCAAATCATTTATATTCACAACATGCTTTATTCACGATATTGGCAATGAAAATTTACACAAAATCAACATATCGTGAAATAATTGATTTTATTGATGTTTCAGACGTAATTAAGAGATATTTGAGAATAAAAAAGGTTCCACACTTTACAACGATCCAAAAATTTTTTAAAAGACTACCTTCAAAACAAATTAGAGAAATTAACCATTTAATATTATCATTAAACGATATTAAAGCAGATATAATAGCATTAGACGGCTCTGGTTTTACGAATGATTATGCAGACAAGTATTATGCAAAAATACGGCAAAAAGAAAGAAAAAGCTACATAAAAAACCATTTAACAATAGACGTAAAAACACGCCTTATTTTATATTATCAAACATCACGTGGACCAAAATACGACACACAATTTGCAAAACCCGCATTAAGACAAATCAAAAAGTATAAACCAGATTACATAGTAGCAGACAAAGCATATGACACAGAACCAATAAGAAAATGCATAAATGAAGAACTCAAAGCATTTGACCAAATACCACTCAAAAACAGAGCAAAAAAAGGACAATACAGACTAAAAAGCCCAACAATATTCCGAAACAAAATATACGCAAAAAGAAACAATATAGAAAGCATATTTTCAACAATAAAAAGAAAATTCAACGGCACAAACCATAGCAGAAGCACAAAACTATCAAACAAAGAAACCAAACTCAAAAACACAATATACAACATCTACAGAACAACACAAATCAACTAA